The following coding sequences are from one Aethina tumida isolate Nest 87 chromosome 2, icAetTumi1.1, whole genome shotgun sequence window:
- the LOC109600393 gene encoding beta-mannosidase-like — MPEVLRVSHDRLIYLYSSQTSGIHSKEQNYIAQDPNEEWYGDKHLYVYDRDSFDPNINAIPRFIAEYGLQSYPAMVSLKTITDIEEELVFGSDFLHQRDHHPNGDTEMVRLINFQFNIPKEGSPNYTNTIVYYSQVVDGWGMRISTEHYRKFRSMYTEDGKGHTMGALLWQLSDVWVGPSWAGIDSLGRWKVRQYMARHFFAPVIITGLIYSPRELSIYAVSDLLEETLKDLTVTVEVYEWTNFVPIGSFSKRVDVPPSQTTTVKVFNIDDFLVEVCGGDKDKVKNLCFLRLTMKDKNGKDVAPENFVFPGKIKDVWLETPDLKIIDVKDLGDNTFEITLKTDKICLFVWLESHDIRGLFSDNAFHMYTETKSVTFRSNKPTTLEELKRVLTVTNIRNDEFK, encoded by the exons ATGCCTGAAGTACTAAGAGTTTCCCACGATCGTCTTATATACCTTTATTCAAGCCAGACTAGTGGTATCCATTCTAAAGAACAGAACTACATCGCACAAGATCCTAATGAAGAATGGTACGGCGACA AACATCTATACGTTTACGACAGAGACTCCTTCGACCCCAACATAAACGCAATTCCCAGATTCATCGCCGAATATGGTTTGCAATCATATCCAGCAATGGTGTCGCTGAAAACCATCACTGACATTGAAGAAGAATTAGTTTTTGGCAGCGACTTCCTGCATCAAAGAGATCACCACCCCAACGGAGATACAGAGATGGTCCGTCTGATTAATTTCCAGTTCAACATTCCTAAAGAGGGCTCTCCAAACTATACCAAcactattgtttattattcgcAAGTAGTAGATGGATGGGGTATGAGAATATCCACGGAACATTACCGTAAATTCAGGAGTATGTATACTGAAGACGGTAAGGGACACACCATGGGTGCTCTTCTGTGGCAATTGAGCGACGTGTGGGTGGGACCATCATGGGCTGGAATTG ATTCTCTCGGACGTTGGAAGGTTCGTCAGTACATGGCGAGGCACTTCTTTGCCCCAGTCATAATTACAGGTTTGATTTACTCACCAAGGGAGTTAAGTATATATGCCGTGTCTGATTTGCTTGAAGAAACCTTGAAAGACCTTACTGTAACTGTCGAAGTTTACGAATGGACTAATTTCGTCCCAATTGGATCATTTTCTAAACGTGTCGATGTG CCGCCTTCACAAACAACAACAGTGAAAGTATTCAACATTGATGATTTCTTGGTGGAAGTATGCGGGGGAGATAaagataaagttaaaaatctgTGCTTCTTACGTCTAACCATGAAAGACAAAAATGGCAAAGACGTGGCCCCCGAAAACTTCGTCTTCCCTGGTAAGATTAAAGATGTTTGGCTAGAAACTCCGGATCTAAag attATTGATGTAAAAGACTTGGGAGATAACACATTTGAAATCACCCTGAAGACTGATaagatttgtttgtttgtgtgGCTGGAGTCGCACGATATCAGAGGTTTGTTTTCGGACAACGCTTTCCACATGTACACTGAAACTAAGTCGGTTACGTTCAGGAGTAATAAGCCGACGACCCTCGAGGAACTGAAACGTGTTCTCACTGTTACCAACATTCGTaatgatgaatttaaatag
- the LOC109600392 gene encoding beta-mannosidase-like has protein sequence MKYRITCLLFLSFVYSNALKLQDLGGDWILEDDKREYRNLKATVPGGVYTDLLNNNIIEDIFFRYRDTEYKWIPRTNWTYSRTFTVDSQLLSHENVRIKFEGLDTVSTIVINNVTVGDTENMFRQYLFDIKNLLHEGENVIEVRFFNPIEAGEIRNKEFTEGYIIPPECVPPEYNGECYVNQLRKMQASYSWDWGPSFPSVGIWKNVTIEAYNEAVIHYVVADVANATVDDWLINIDVYFSDNNDGSVQGKLLALLEINEHLSVTQQVEVNVNKNEYEELVQYINLTIKKSDVELWWPNGFGQQKLYKLHVVFTSNKDQEQSSKSVRIGFKTIELMQDEVDSGRLYYFKVNGFPMFMKGANEIPLHILPEKGQEFELVNSILTSVRDSHMNMLRIWGGGVYESEVFYDLCDEFGILVWQDLAFASAFYPVRQNFIEYVCY, from the exons ATGAAGTACCGAATTACATGTCTACTTTTTCTAAGCTTCGTCTACTCCAACGCTCTGAAACTTCAAGACTTAGGAGGTGATTGGATCCTTGAAGATGACAAAAGAG AGTATCGAAATTTGAAAGCAACAGTCCCCGGAGGAGTTTACACTGATCTCCTCAATAACAACATTATAGAAGACATCTTCTTCAGATACAGAGACACCGAATACAAATGGATCCCAAGAACCAACTGGACTTACAGCAGAACTTTCACAGTTGATTCACAGCTTCTCAGTCATGAGAACGTCAGAATTAAATTCGAAGGTTTGGACACCGTCTCAACAATCGTCATCAACAACGTAACAGTTGGTGATACGGAAAACATGTTCcgtcaatatttatttgacatcAAAAACTTGCTGCATGAAGGTGAAAACGTTATTGAAGTTCGTTTCTTTAATCCCATTGAAGCTGGTGAAATCCGCAACAAAGAATTCACCGAAGGTTACATCATACCTCCTGAGTGTGTACCTCCGGAATATAATGGGGAGTGTTACGTTAACCAATTGAGAAAAATGCAGGCTTCATATTCTTGGGATTGGGGGCCATCCTTTCCTTCCGTGGGAATCTGGAAGAACGTGACCATCGAAGCTTACAACGAAGCTGTTATTCATTATGTGGTAGCTGACGTTGCTAATGCAACTGTTGATGATTggcttattaatattgatgtaTACTTTTCTGATAATAACGATGGAAGTGTGCAAGGAAAGTTGCTTGCCCTTTTGGAAATTAATGAACACCTAAGTGTGACTCAACAAGTTGAAgttaatgttaacaaaaatgaatacGAAGAACTTGTTCAATACATTAATCTTACCATAAAGAAATCTGACGTAGAACTTTGGTGGCCTAACGGATTTGGACAgcaaaaactttataaattgcaTGTTGTTTTTACCAGCAATAAGGACCAAGAACAATCATCAAAGTCAGTAAGAATTGGATTCAAAACCATCGAATTGATGCAAGATGAAGTTG ACTCCGGTAGGTTGTACTATTTCAAAGTCAACGGATTTCCAATGTTCATGAAAGGAGCCAACGAAATCCCTCTGCACATTCTTCCTGAAAAAGGCCAGGAATTCGAACTGGTGAACAGCATTTTAACATCGGTGAGGGACTCTCACATGAACATGCTAAGAATTTGGGGCGGTGGTGTGTACGAATCTGAAGTTTTCTACGACCTTTGCGACGAATTTGGCATCCTTGTTTGGCAAGATTTGGCTTTTGCCTCTGCTTTTTATCCGGTCCGACAAAATTTCATTGAGTATGTTTGCTACTAA
- the LOC109600404 gene encoding putative helicase mov-10-B.1 gives MDLHEFITVLIEKGVIQGYKAHKEKVRQLYHEECKGSIVKKNYWVYLMELWTLWLVNRFTKKTVFFNKDWVDYLTRRAAELKRRKALAPVERNYVTTNFCKLCTQCVHGESEFESHKISIPHNTRILYITKNLTDILSLDVKVFEANQQIKTVKKEVGQKCDLIFKFTNNNESQLNLLDLIKINSGVKEIKIAKNCFPRIVNRNETVSIPMEGMFHNSATFTLPIVAVFENLTTNTKNYLLYEMPFEITSEYSNLALEDGKAVEETVGKTEPPPICDVVEVVIPGIKPSGRKPIDPVRLPKYEFPYYMTQNLSKVMKLYPEFIKRGRPNESMNIILARQYFSITTRIQEHKYAHTLHTLLYLEENQMRQDIKQYNIFSSLTHVNKNIYALDVQGLAEARPSLLLGDSVYVKFEPDDKYTYQGIVHDINETRVLLGFHSKFKNIHSDNRKFHIEFAFNRRPLKVEHQAIDLISHHKIGKYFFPKKSIRLMPNMSQVKFANNCLNYEQRIAVLNILEEKDVPYLLFGPPGTGKTYTLVEAIYQVWKMKKDYKILVCTPSNSSANEITNRLLKYVPRTDVFRLLGSVYGVDNSMEFPDICNLDGEFPPISLLLKYRIMLTTVVTAGRLINGGLPSKHYSYVFIDESGYATEPETLIPVAGILTTKAHKGHFCGQLVLAGDPKQLGPRIHSNFVKFCGLGMSMLERLMTTCNLYARDSETGKYDTKYVTKLIKNYRSHPEILKVPNELFYDGDLVAAGNEHIGLFSGWDHLMKTDFPLLFHHVEGQDRKDKDSPSFYNIQEVEIVMDYLRKIVNRKMCNVKITQSHIGIISPYRKQVLKLKEACGRKGWKDILIGSVEQFQGKEKTVIIMSTVRSQSSKDIMNIDKKFELGFLRNAKRFNVAVTRSKALLITVGNGNVLKQDPNWKRLLDHCSANDSVIGNGLDLSDSFDMSADNVFRSNVNDIDDSNEIIEFSFDNI, from the exons atgGATCTTc atgAATTCATAACTGTGCTGATAGAAAAAGGAGTGATACAGGGCTACAAGGCCCACAAAGAAAAGGTGAGACAACTGTACCACGAAGAATGTAAAGGGAGCATCGTCAAAAAGAACTACTGGGTCTATTTGATGGAATTGTGGACGTTATGGCTGGTGAACAGATTTACGAAGAAAACCGTGTTTTTCAATAAAGATTGGGTCGACTACTTAACACGAAGAG CTGCAGAATTGAAAAGACGAAAGGCTCTGGCGCCTGTGGAACGAAACTATGTTACTACAAATTTTTGTAAGTTGTGCACTCAATGTGTTCATGGTGAAAGCGAGTTCGAGTCACACAAGATCAGTATACCCCACAACACCAGGATTCTGTACataacaaaaaa CTTAACTGACATACTGAGTCTGGATGTGAAAGTGTTTGAAGCCaaccaacaaattaaaacagtcaAAAAGGAAGTAGGCCAAAAAtgtgatttgattttcaaGTTTACCAACAACAACGAGTCCCAACTAAATTTACTAgaccttattaaaattaatagtggtGTGAAAGAAATCAAGATCGCCAAGAATTGTTTTCCTCGTATCGTTAATCGCAACGAGACTGTTTCTATTCCGATGGAAGGTATGTTCCACAACAGTGCCACATTCACGTTGCCCATTGTTGCTGTTTTCGAGAATCTAACAACAAACACCAAAAATTACCTGCTGTACGAAATG cCGTTTGAAATAACCTCAGAGTACTCAAACCTGGCATTAGAAGACGGGAAAGCCGTTGAGGAAACCGTTGGAAAAACTGAGCCACCACCAATATGTGATGTAGTCGAAGTCGTGATCCCAGGGATAAAACCTAGTGGAAG GAAACCCATTGATCCCGTCCGACTCCCTAAGTACGAATTTCCGTATTACATGACCCAGAATTTGAGCAAGGTCATGAAGCTCTATCCTGAATTCATCAAAAGAGGCCGCCCCAATGAGTCGATGAACAT tatattagCAAGGCAGTATTTCAGCATAACCACCAGAATTCAAGAACACAAATACGCCCACACTCTGCACACGTTGTTGTATCTGGAGGAGAATCAGATGCGACAagatattaaacaatacaacaTCTTCTCTAGCTTAACACATGTTAACAAGAACATCTATGCTCTTGATGTTCAAGGTTTGGCCGAGGCGAGGCCCTCTTTGCTTCTAGGTGATTCTGTTTACGTCAAATTTGAGCCTGACGATAAATATACTTATCAGGGAATTGTCCACGACATCAACGAGACGCGTGTACTTCTTGGATTCCACTCCAA gTTTAAGAACATCCATTCGGACAACAGGAAGTTCCACATAGAGTTTGCTTTCAACAGGAGACCTTTGAAGGTGGAACATCAAGCTATTGATTTGATTTCCCATCACAAGATTGGCAAATACTTTTTCCCGAAAAAGAGCATTAGACTAATGCCAAATATGAGTCA agtGAAATTTGCAAacaattgtcttaattatGAGCAACGTATTGCTGTCTTAAACATCCTGGAAGAGAAAGATGTGCCCTATTTGTTGTTTGGACCTCCTGGGACTGGCAAAACTTACACCTTAGTCGAAGCAATTTATCAA gttTGGAAAATGAAAAAGGATTACAAAATTCTAGTATGCACTCCATCTAACTCATCGGCTAACGAAATAACGAACAGATTGCTAAAGTACGTGCCCAGAACTGATGTTTTCAGACTGTTGGGGTCGGTTTATGGTGTGGACAACTCTATGGAGTTCCCCGACATTTGCAACTTAGACGGAGAGTTTCCTCCAATAAGCTTACTGTTAAAATACAGGATCATGCTGACCACAGTCGTTACAGCCGGACG attaattaacgGAGGTTTGCCTTCGAAACATTACTCGTACGTGTTCATCGACGAAAGCGGTTACGCCACAGAACCGGAAACTCTGATTCCAGTCGCCGGAATTCTAACAACTAAGGCTCATAAAGGTCATTTTTGTGGGCAGCTGGTGCTGGCTGGGGATCCCAAACAACTGGGGCCGAGGATTCATTCGAATTTCGTTAAGTTCTGCGGCCTGGGCATGTCCATGTTGGAACGGTTGATGACCACGTGCAACTTGTACGCCAGAGACTCTGAGACGGGGAAATACGACACCAAGTACGTCACCAAGTTGATCAAGAACTACAGGTCGCACCCGGAGATCCTGAAGGTTCCTAATGAGCTGTTTTACGATGGGGACTTAGTGGCTGCGGGCAACGAGCACATTGGTTTGTTCAGTGGCTGGGACCACTTGATGAAGACGGACTTTCCTCTTTTGTTCCACCATGTTGAGGGGCAAGATAGGAAGGACAAAGACTCCCCCAG CTTCTACAACATACAAGAGGTGGAAATTGTCATGGATTACCTCAGGAAGATCGTCAATAGAAAGATGTGCAACGTGAAGATCACACAAAGCCACATAGGAATAATTTCCCCGTACAGGAAACAGGTCCTGAAACTGAAGGAGGCGTGCGGCCGCAAGGGGTGGAAGGACATCCTCATCGGATCTGTTGAGCAGTTCCAAGGTAAAGAGAAGACGGTGATAATTATGTCGACCGTTCGTTCGCAGTCCTCGAAGGACATAATGAACATCGACAAAAAGTTCGAATTGGGCTTTTTGAGGAACGCAAAG CGATTCAATGTGGCCGTAACGAGGTCGAAGGCGTTATTGATAACGGTGGGAAATGGAAATGTCTTGAAACAGGACCCCAATTGGAAACGTCTGTTGGATCACTGTTCGGCGAATGATTCCGTCATAGGAAACGGTCTAGACTTGTCCGACTCCTTTGATATGAGCGCCGACAACGTGTTCCGTTCGAACGTCAACGACATCGATGACTCCAATGAAATTATCGAGTTTTCTTTTGATAACATATAA